In one window of Labeo rohita strain BAU-BD-2019 unplaced genomic scaffold, IGBB_LRoh.1.0 scaffold_134, whole genome shotgun sequence DNA:
- the LOC127158100 gene encoding uncharacterized protein LOC127158100 → MSSDQRSREGRPADVHPKRRVRPPAWLEEYDVSLPHYNQPSPAVQTMPPTTEIQEPQHHIERVAKMTPLTHHTVFDPLTGLRQRQFTHSVQFEQMYESTPVPHHSISGDVSSEILEAIQQLKKENQKLQSTILDMQRQMRSDTAVPVHQRPMPPSHDRAPIPYEEEDWPLPPPPVADEVPLPRTVVNKPLPPPPTAAVPDLVEELTACLRRLV, encoded by the coding sequence ATGTCCTCCGACCAGAGGAGTAGAGAAGGAAGGCCAGCGGATGTGCATCCTAAACGGCGAGTGCGGCCACCAGCCTGGTTGGAAGAATATGATGTTTCTCTTCCGCACTATAATCAACCTTCCCCTGCTGTTCAAACTATGCCTCCCACCACAGAGATACAGGAGCCTCAGCACCATATTGAGAGAGTAGCCAAGATGACCCCTCTCACGCATCACACAGTCTTTGACCCTTTAACTGGACTCAGGCAGAGACAGTTTACTCATTCTGTCCAATTTGAACAGATGTATGAGAGCACACCTGTACCTCACCACAGTATATCAGGGGATGTATCGTCAGAGATATTAGAGGCTATTCAACAGCTCAAGAAGGAGAATCAGAAACTGCAATCTACAATCTTAGACATGCAACGACAAATGAGAAGTGATACTGCAGTTCCAGTGCACCAGAGGCCAATGCCACCATCACATGACAGAGCCCCTATACCATACGAAGAGGAGGACTGGCCACTCCCACCCCCACCAGTAGCAGACGAGGTCCCACTTCCTCGAACTGTAGTGAATAAACCACTACCTCCACCTCCAACAGCAGCTGTCCCAGACTTAGTGGAGGAATTAACTGCATGTTTGCGTAGACTAGTGTAA